The Pseudomonas sp. HOU2 DNA window CTGCGAGCATGCCATGGATCAATGACGTCGAATTCGTCGCGGCGGATATTCACGCGGCGGATCTGGACATTGCGGCGCTCACCGACGGCATTGACGTCCTTGCGCACCTGGCCTGGCCGGGGCTGCCGAACTATCGGGCGCTGTTCCATTTCGAGCACAACCTGATGGCCGACTACCGCTTTATCAAAGGCGCGGTCGAGGCGGGCGTGCAGCAAGTGTTGGTGACCGGCACTTGCTTCGAATACGGCATGCAAAGCGGCCCGCTCAGCGAAAGCACCGCGCCCCAGCCGAGCAATCCTTACGGGTTGGCCAAGCACAGCTTGCACCTGTTTTTGCAGAACCTTGCGCAAGAACATCCGTTCACTTTGCAGTGGGCGCGCCTGTTCTATTTGCATGGCGAAGGGCAGAACCCCAACAGTCTGCTGGCAGCGCTGGATCGGGCGATCGATAGCGGCGACGCGGCATTCAACATGTCTGGCGGCGAGCAGTTGCGCGACTTTTTGCCGATCGCCAGCGCCGCCGATTACCTCGCCGCGATCGTCCATCAGCGCGATTTCAACGGCGTGATCAATTGCGCCAGCGGCCAGGCGGTTTCGGTAAGAACCCTGGTCGAGCAACGCCTGCGTGAACGCGGCGCTTCGATCGATTTGAATCTGGGGCATTACCCCTATCCGACACACGAACCCATGGCGTTCTGGGCGGTGGTCGACCGTTTGCAACAGTTGCTTGAGGCGCAGCGAACCCATTGATGTGCTTCGACGCGAATGCCGTTTGGCAGCGCGACTAACAAATGACTTTTCAGAGAGACCGGACAATGAGCGATAACGTAATCAAAGCTTTCGAGGCGGAGTGCCACGCCGAAGTCAACGCCCAGGGCCAGGACAAGGACCTGAAGGCGCTGGCCCAGGAGTTCTACAACCAGTCGGCCAGACACAAGTACACCTATCACTTCTCGTGGATGGGCCGTCCGATCATTCAATTGCCACAAGACATGATGGCGATGCAGGAACTGATCTGGCGCATCAAGCCTGACCTGGTGATCGAGTGTGGCATTGCCCATGGCGGTTCGATCATTTACTACGCCTCGTTGCTGGAGCTGCAGGGCCACGGCGAAGTGCTGGGTATCGATCGCGACATTCGTGCGCACAACCGCGAAGCCATCGAAAGCCACCCGATGATCAAGCGCATCAGCATGATCGAAGGCTCCAGCCTGGATCCGGCAGTGGTCGAGCAAGTGCGTCAGGCCGCCGCCGGCAAGAAGGTGATCGTGGTGCTCGACTCCAACCATACCCACGAACACGTCCTCGAAGAGCTGCGTTTGTATGCGCCACTGGTTTCGCTGGACAGCTACTGCGTGGTCATGGACACCGTGGTTGAAGACATGCCGGCCGATGCCTTCCCGGATCGTCCATGGGGCCCGGGTGACAACCCGAAAACAGCGGTCTGGGCCTACCTCAAGGAGAACGCTGATTTCGAGATCGACCAGCACATGCAGGACAAGCTGCTGATCACCGTTGCTGCGGATGGCTATCTGCGTCGGGTTCGTTAATCGGTTCCATCATCAAAGCGTTTTTCGGGCGGTTTCGCCGATTGTGGGAGAAGTTATGCAAGGCAAGTACGGTACTGAAAACAGGCTGCCATTGAGCGAGTTGCTGACGGTGGTTCTGATCACCCACAACCGCCCGGCTTTTTTGCGTCGAGCGCTGCAGTACTACAGCAGCCTGCCTTGCAAGGTGCTGGTGCTGGACTCTTCTCCCGAGCGCCCGGAAGGTGACTTTTCCTCGGTCGATTATCAGCACCTGCCGCAATTCGCCTATTGGGGCATGCAGGCCAAACTGACCTATGGCGTCGAGCAGTTGACCACGCCGTATATGGTGTTCGCTGCCGACGACGATTTCATCCTGCATGAGTCACTGGCCGAGTCGGTGAGCTTCCTTGAAGCCAACCGCGACTACGGTTTGTGCCACGGCTATTGCCTGATGTACCTGGCGCTGGCCGGGAGTGTCAGTTACTACCGCCGCGACAAGAAAATCTGTGAAGACTACGCCTCGGAACGTGCCGAGGATCGCGTCCTCGACTTCATGCATCAGTACGTACCGCCGTTCTATGGTGTGTGCCGAACCTCGATCATCCAGGACTGGTATGCGGCATTGCCGGCGGGCACCAGTTTCGAATGGCAGGAGATTGGTCACAGCTACTACCTGCTGGCGAACGCCAAGGCGCGGGTGCTGCCAATCCCGTATGTCGTACGCGAAATCAACGTCGGTTTCTCCGACCACAACACCGAGGTGTATCACGCGCTGTCGTACACCGATGCCAAATCGGTGGCCGAGCGTGAAGCCTTCGCCGAATTCCTCGCCTCGCTGCCGACGGGCATCACCGACCTCGACCAGGCGCAGCGCAAGGCGTTCGCCCTGGAAAGCTTCGCGGCGATGACCGATAGCCTGGTGACCGGTCGCGCACTGACGGCCGAGCTGATTTTCCAGTCCATCTGGAACAACGTATCCAAAACCCCGGAGCGCCGCTTCGGGCCACTGCAGTACGTCGAGATGCCGTTCTACAACCAGCGCTTTTTTGATTTGCTGGCCGAGTTTGAATTCCTGTTGCACGCGATGCCGGCTGGCCGTGTGCAACTGGAACAGCTCGAGGGTGTCTGGACCCGCCAGGAATACCTGCAGCAGGCCCGCAATAACGACACGCCGGAAAGCGTGCTCGATCGGTTGTGGCAGGCCCATGACAGCAATGCGTTCAACCGTCGTGTGGTCAAGCGTCTGGTCGAGCAACTGCAGGCGTCCGGCGATGACACACAAGCTCAGGAAATGGCTGCCTGGGACGCGCGTCTCGAGACGGTGTCGAAGGCCGATCACTACCCGGTCTTCAGCAAGATGCGTTCGGGTCGTCTGCTCGAATGGCTGGCGTGCCGTACGCCGGACGCCGAGCAGCGAGCGTTGGTTGCCGCGCACCTGGCGGCGAACAACGGCGGGCCACAGTTCGGCATTTTCCTGCTGGACCTGGACAACGACGTCGACCAGTTGCAAGTGACCCTCGACAGCCTGGTTGAAGGCCACAGTAAAGCCTTCAAGATCGTGGTCTTCACCACGGGCGAACCGCAGGCTGCGACCACGGCGCAGAACACCTTGCACTTTGTCCGCGTCACCCCGGGCAATTTCGTCGACAAGCTCAACCTGAGTGCGGCCCAGTCGCCATGCGACTGGCTGCTGTTGGCACAAGTGGGCGATGAGTTCACGGCGGGTGGCCTGCTGCGTGCCGGCCTGGAATTGATGTCGGCCACTGGCCTTCGCGCGGTCGCCACCGATGAAATCCAGCGCAATGATGAGGGCGCGCTGATCGACGTGTTCCGCCCCGGCTTCAATCTCGACTTGCTGCAGAGCAACCCGTCGTTGATGGCCCGCCATTGGCTGATTCGTCGTGACGTGTTCCTTGAGGCGGGCGGTTACCAGGCTGATTTCAGCAAGGCGTTGGAGTTCGACCTGCTCTTGCGTCTGATTGAGCAGGGCGGTCTTGAGGGGCTGGCGCATCTTGACGAGCCACTGCTGATTACCCAGGTTCCGGTGCAAGAAGAGGTGGCCCACGAGCGTCAGGCGCTGCTGCGTCATTTGACCCATCGCGGCTACAAGGCCAAGGTCACGTCGTCGCTGCCGGGGACCTGGCAAGTCGATTATCGCCATACCGAACAGCCGCTGGTGTCGATCATTGTACCGGCCATCGACGATCTGCCGGCACTGCGTCGCTGCGTGGAAGGCGTGTTGCTCAGAACCCGTTACAGCCGTTATGAAGTGCTGATTGCGGCCAATCCGAATCAGTCGGCCGAGGTCAATGACTGGCTGGGCGCGCTGCGTAACCCTAAAGTCAATGTGCTGCGTGCCGATCAGCCGCTCGGCGAGACGGCGTTGTACAACGCCGCCAGCGAACAGGCGCAGGGTGAATACCTGGTACTGCTGGCCACTGACAGCGAAATCGTCAATCCGAACTGGATCGATTCGTTGCTCAACCATGCCCAGCGTCCCGAGGTCGGTATCGTCGGTGCCAAACTGGTCGACCGCGACGGCAAGGTTTCTCAGGCCGGTTTGATTCTCGGGATGAACGGCGGCGTCGGCTCGGCCTTCATCGGCGAAAAACATGCGGCTGCGGGTTACATGCAGCGTCTGGCGGTCGAGCAGAACTACTCGGCGGTGTCGAAGGTGTGTCTGATGGTGCGCAAAGAGTTGTTCGACGCACTGGGCGGTCTGGACGAAGTCGATTTCGCCAGCGGTTTCAGCGATGTCGACCTGTGCCTCAAGGCCGGGCAGGCGGGCTACCTCATCGTATGGACGCCGTCGGTGCAGGTACTGCATACCGGCGAGCTGCCGCAAGCACCCGAGGCGCTGCAGGTTTTGCGGGAGAAATGGAGCGGCGCCTTCGCGCAGGATCCGGCTTACAACGCGAACCTGGCCCTCACCGGCAAAGGTTTTACGCTGGCTGAAAATACCTCGATCGACTGGTCGCAGTTACTCGCTTGAGTCCGTCGGACAAGGAACAGGAATCAGCACATGTTCAACGGTAAATCGATCTTCATCTCCGGCGGCACCGGCTCGTTCGGGCGCAAGTTCATCGCCCGTCTGCTTGAGCAATACCAGCCCAAGCGCGTGGTGGTGTTCTCCCGCGATGAGCTCAAGCAGTACGAAATGCAGCAGACGTTCAACGCGCCGTGCATGCGTTACTTCCTTGGTGACGTGCGCGACGCCGACCGTCTGCGGCAGGCCATGCGCGGCATCGACTACGTGGTGCACGCGGCGGCGCTCAAGCAGGTGCCGGCGGCGGAGTACAACCCGACCGAGTGCATCCGCACCAACGTCAATGGCGCGGAGAACATCATCGCCGCCGCCATCGACAACGGTGTGAAAAAGGTCGTGGCGCTGTCCACCGACAAGGCCGCCAGCCCGATCAACCTGTACGGCGCGACCAAGCTGCTGTCGGACAAGTTGTTCGTCGCCGCCAACAACATTGCCGGCGAACAACAAACGCGTTTTGCCGTGGTGCGCTACGGCAACGTGGCGGGCTCGCGGGGTTCGGTGGTGCCGTTCTTCAGCACGCTGATCGCCGACGGCGCGCAGGAATTGCCGATCACCGACGAGCGCATGACCCGCTTCTGGATCACCCTCGATCACGGCGTACAGTTTGTTCTCGACAGCTTTGCGCGGATGCACGGCGGCGAAGTGTTCGTGCCGAAGATCCCGTCGATTCGCATCGTCGATCTGGCGCGGGGCATGGCCGAACATCTGCCGCACAAGAACGTCGGTATTCGTCCCGGTGAAAAACTGCATGAACTGATGGTGCCGCTGGACGATGCGCGGATGACCCTGGAATTCGCAGACCACTACACCATCCAGCCTTCCATCCGCTTTACCAGCGTCGATGTCGATTTCTCCGTGGACAAGCTCGGCGAACGTGGCCGGCCGGTAAGTGAGGATTTCGAATACCGCTCCGACACCAATCCGCACTACCTCTCGGTCGGGCAGATCGCCGAGCTGCATGCGAAGTTGTCGGCATGATTCCCTACGGTCGGCAGAGCGTTGATCAGGCGGACATCGATGCAGTGGTCGAGGTGCTGCAATCGGACTGGCTGACCCAGGGCCCGACCATCCAGCGCTTCGAGCAGGCGATGGCCGAGCGTTGCCAGGCCGACTTCGCGGTGGCGGTGTGCAACGCCACCGCGGCGCTGCACATTGCCTGCCTCGCGGCCGGCCTAGGCCCGGGCGATCGCTTGTGGACCACGCCGAACACCTTTCTGGCCTCGGCCAACTGCGGGCGCTATTGCGGCGCCGACGTCGATTTCGTCGACATCGATCCGCTGACCTGGAACCTCGATGCCTTCGCCCTCGCGGCGAAACTCGATCAGGCCGAGCAGGACGGCACGTTGCCGAAAGTACTGGTGGCGGTGGCGTTCTCCGGGCAGAGCTGCGACCTGCGCAAGATTGCCGAACTCGCCGAGCGCTACAACTTCACCGTGATCGAAGATGCCTCGCACGCAGTGGGCGCCAGCTACGCGGGGCGCCCGGTGGGTTGCGGGGAATTTGCGGCGATGACCGTGTTCAGTTTTCACCCGGTGAAGATCATCACCAGCGCCGAAGGCGGCATGGTCCTGACCAATCGCCCGCAACTGGCGGAGCGTCTGCAACGCCTGCGCAGCCACGGCATGACCCGCGATCCGCAGCAGATGAGCGAACCCAGCCACGGCCCGTGGTATTACCAGCAGATCGAGCTGGGCTTCAATTACCGGATCACCGATTTGCAGGCGGCGCTCGGTCTGTCGCAATTGGCCAAACTGGACGGCTTCATCGCCCGTCGCCGCGAACTGGCGGCGCGCTACGAGCGGTTGCTGGCGTATCTGCCGCTGACCTTGCCCAGCGCGCAGCCGGAGGCAGAATCGGCGTGGCATCTGTATGTGGTGCGCCTGCAGACCGAGCGCATCGGCCTGAGCCACCGTCAGATGTTCGAAGGCTTGCGTGCCGCCGGTATCGGCGTGAACCTGCACTATATTCCTGTGCATTTGCAGCCGTACTATCGCGACCTGGGTTTTGCCGAAGGCGATTTCCCCGAAGCCGAACGTTATTACGCCGAGGCGATCAGCCTGCCGCTGTATCCGCTGCTCAGTGATGAGCAGCAGGATCATGTGGTCGAGCAATTGCGCCGGCTGACCGAATAAATCCCGCTGCGGCGGCGAATGAGACTGTGCAATGCGTGATCTGAGTGAGCAGGAAAAATTCTGGCAGGGCGATTTCGGCAACCAGTACGTCGATCGCAACATCGGTCAGCCGCTGGTCGCGGCCAACCTGGCGTTGTTCGCCAAGGCCCTGAGCCGCGCCGGGCGCATCGACAGTGTGGTTGAGCTGGGCACCAATGCCGGCAACAACCTGCAGGCGCTGCATCAGTTGCTGCCGCACAGTGAATTGTTCGGCGTCGAGATCAATGAAAGCGCTTGCGCGCAGGCGCGGGCACTGGGCATCGCGCAGATCTGGCACGGCTCGCTGTTCGACTTCCCCCGCGAGCGCAGCTACGACCTGACCCTGAGCAAAGGCGTGCTGATCCATCTGGCGCCGGAGCTGCTGCCGACTGCCTACGCGCAGTTGTATGCGTTGAGCCAGCGCTACATTCTGATCGCCGAATACTACAATCCGGCGCCGGTGGAAGTGTCCTATCGCGGCAACAGCGGCAAGCTGTTCAAGCGCGATTTCGCCGGAGAAATGCTCGACCGGTATACCGATCTGCGCTTGCTCGATTACGGCTTTGGTTATCACCGTGATCCGCAGTTTCCGGTGGACGACATCACCTGGTTCCTGCTGGAAAAACGTCCTTGAACAGCGTCGCAATCATCCCGGCCCGTGGCGGCAGCAAGCGCATCCCGCGCAAGAACCTGTTGCCGTTCGACGGCGTGCCGATGATCGTTCGCTCGATCCGTACGGCGCTCGACAGTGGCCTGTTCGAACAGGTCGTGGTCAGTACCGACGATGCCGAAATTGCCGAACTGGCGTTGGCCCATGGTGCGCAAGTGCCATTCCTGCGCCCGGCTGAACTGGCGGATGATTTCACCGGCACCGCGGCGGTGATCGAGCATGCCTTGCAGCAACTGCCGGCCTTCGATTACGCCTGCTGCGTGTACGCCACCGCACCGTTGTTGCAGGCGCGCTTTCTGCGGCAAGGATTTGAGCTGCTGCAGCAGCACCCGGACAAAGCCTTTGCGTTCTCCGTGTGCAGCTTTGGTTTCCCGGCGCAGCGGGCGCTGACGCTGGACGGGCAGGGCGCATTGACGGCGTTGTACCCGGAGTTTCGCCAAACCCGCTCGCAGGATCTGCCCGAAGCCTTTCAGGACGCCGGCCAGTTCTACTGGGGCCGTAGCGAAGCGTGGTTGCGCGGTGAGGTACTGTATTCGCCCGCAAGCCTGCCGGTGATACTGCCGCGGCATCTGGTGCAGGACATCGACACGTTGCAAGACTGGAAACGCGCCGAATACCTGTACGCCGCGCTCAAGGCCGGCGGAGAACTGCAATGAGAGTGCTGATCCGCGCTGACGCTTCGCCGACCATCGGCAGTGGCCACATTGCCCGCTGCCTGACGCTGGCGCGAGTGCTGCGCAAACAGGGCAGTCATGTCGCGTTTGCCTGTCGGCGGTTGCCGGGGCATCGGCTCGATGCCTTGGCCGCCGAAGGTTTCGAGACCTTCACCTTGCCTGACGTCTACCCCGACGAAGACCCGCAGCAAGCCATCGAATCGATGCTGCCGTGGCAGGCGGACATCGAGGCGCTGGACGCCTTGCTGGCAGGTCACGCTGCATTCGACTGGATCATTGCCGACCACTACGGCCTCGATCATCAGTGGCAGACCGCCGCCCGCCGCTGGGCGCCTCGGATCGCGGCGGTGGACGATCTCGCCACCCGGCATTACAGCGTCGATCTGCTGCTCAATCAGAACTTGTCTGGCCTCAGCGAGGACTACGCGCCGCTGCTGCCCGAAGGCTGCCGCACCTTGCTCGGCCCGCGCTACGCCATGCTGCGCGAAGAATTCGTCTGCTCGGCCATCGAGATCAAACCAAGGGCCCGCCGGGTGCTGGTAAATTTTGGTGGTTTCGACGCGGCGATGCAGACCCATCACGCGATGTTGGCCCTGAAGGACTTCACCGAACTGGAAGTGGATTTCGTCGCCGGTGCAGACAATCCGGCATGGGCGCAAATGCAGGCGCTGGCCGCAACCAGGCCGCACTGGCGCCTGCACAGTTTTGTCAGCGATTTCCAGCAACGCATGACGGAGGCCGATCTGTTTATCGGCGCCGGTGGCGGTACCAGTTGGGAACGCGCGGCCCTCGGTCTGCCGACGATCTGCATCGCGGTTTCGAACAATCAGCAGGCCAACGGCGAAGTCATGGCGGCGGCCGGTGCGCATGTGTTCATGGGTGCCCGCGAGCAGGTCAGCGTCGAACAACTGCGCGACGCCATCGGTTTTGTCGTCGACAATGTCTATCTGCGCCAGAGTCTGGCCGAGCGCTCACGGCAACTGGTCGACGGGCGCGGTGCGTTGCGCGTGGCGGCGGCGCTGGCCGGCGCGGTGCTCACGTTGCGTCCGGCGACCCTCGATGATGCGCAATTACTGTTCGACGGGCGCAATGCCGAGGCTGTGCGGCGCTGGTCACTGGACACTGGCGCAATCGAATGGCCGCAGCACCTGAACTGGCTCAATGCGAGCCTGCGCAACCCGCAGCGTCTGCTGTTGATTGCCGAGGCCGATGACGGCGCGGTCGGCGTCTTGCGTTATGACTTGCGTGGATTCGAGGCTGAAGTGTCGCTGTATCTGCTGGGCGGGCGTTTCGGTCTGGGCTGGGGCAGGGCGCTGCTGGCGCGAGGTGAGGCGTTCGTTCGCGCGCACTGGCCGCAGTTGAGCGCGATTAGCGCTCAGGTTCTGCCGGATAATCGTCCCTCTTTGAATGTATTTCGTGACGCCGGATTCACCCAGAGTGCCTGCGCGTTCACCCAGGTTTTGAAGGATCACCGCGATGAGTAGTTTCAAGATTGGCGAGCGCCTGATCGGTGCCGATGCGCCGCCGTTCATCATTGCCGAAATGAGCGGCAACCATAACCAGTCGCTCGAGGTGGCTCTGCAGATTGTCGAGGCCGCCGCCAAGGCTGGCGCGCATGCCTTGAAATTGCAGACCTACACCGCGCAGACCATGACCCTGGATCTGGCCGAGGGCGAGTTTTTCATCAAGGACCCGAACAGCCTGTGGGCCGGTACTTCGCTCTACGACCTGTATGAGAAAGCTCATACCCCATGGGAGTGGCACGCGCCGATTTTCGCCCGGGCCAAAGAACTGGGGATGCTCGCGTTCTCGACGCCGTTCGATGACACGGCGGTGGACTTTCTCGAGAGCCTTGATGTGCCGGCCTACAAGATCGCCAGTTTCGAAAACACCGACCTGCCATTGATCCGCCGTGTGGCCGCGACCGGCAAACCGCTGATCATCTCCACCGGCATGGCCAGCATCGCCGAGCTCGACGAAACCGTGCGCGCCGCCCGCGAGGCAGGGTGCAAGGATCTGGTCTTGCTCAAGTGCACCAGCACTTACCCGGCAACCCCGCTCAACAGCAATGTGCGTACGATCCCGCACCTGCGTGAACTGTTCGGTTGCGAGGTGGGGCTGTCCGATCACTCCATGGGGGTTGGCGTGTCCGTGGCCGCTGTGGCACTCGGCGCGACGGTGGTGGAAAAGCACTTTACCCTCGACCGTTCGGCGGGCGGGGTCGATGCCAGTTTCTCGCTGGAACCTGCGGAGCTGGCCAGTCTGGTGGTGGAAACCGAACGCGCCTGGCAGGCCATGGGCCAGGTGCATTACGGCGTCACCGAGGCCGAGCGCAAGTCGCTGGTCTATCGCCGTTCGCTGTACGTCACTGCCGACATGGCGGCCGGTGAGCCCTTTTCCGGGGACAATCTGCGCGCCATTCGCCCGGGTCTCGGTCTGCCGCCCAAGCACACCGATGCCGTCCTCGGTCGCCGCGCTCGTCAGGCGATCAAACGTGGCACGCCGCTGGACTGGTCGTTGGTCGAATAACCCGATCTGCAACCGATTCGGCAAAATAGCGTGACCTGCGAGTCATAACGCGCATCTTCACTGTATTGTATTGACCGGGGAGATGGCGCCTGGCCGTGTATCGGTTCCAGTGATAGCCCTTTGCGCTCCCCGTGGCTGCCCTTTGTGGCGGCCGTTTTCTGTTTGTCGGCGCCCCTCGAATCCTTGCGAGCGGTGGTTTTGGGCTGTTTTTTATTGGGAAGCCGTAATGATTGGCATAAAAAGCATTGCGAGCTACGTTCCTGTAGCCGGCGTGGACAATTACGCACAAGGTGCAAAATTCGAGAAGGATGAAGAGTTCATCCTCGGCAAAATCGGTTCGGCCTTCCTGCCGCGCAAAGACGCTGAACAGGAAACCTCCGATCTGTGCGTGGAAGCGGCCAATGCGCTGTTTGCCAGCAACCCTGAACTGAAGCGTGAATCGATCGACGCACTGATCGTCGTCACCCAGAACGGTGACGAAGAAGGTCTGCCGCACACCGCTGCCATCGTCCAGGACAAACTCGGTCTGCCGACTAATGTTGCGGCGTTCGACATTTCTCTGGGCTGCTCCGGTTACGTCTACGGCATCTACGCGATCAAGGGCTTCATGGAAGCCGCCGGCCTGAAGAACGGCCTGCTGATCACCGCTGACCCGTATTCGAAAATCGTCGACCCGGAAGACCGCAACACCACCATGCTCTTCGGCGATGCCGCCACTGCCACCTGGATGGGCGAAGACCCGGCCTGGGCACTGGGCAAGGCCAAGTTCGGCACCGACGGTTCCGGCGCACCGCACCTGAAAGTCACCGATGGCGTGTTCTTCATGAACGGGCGTCAGGTGTTCAACTTCGCGCTGCTCAAAGTCCCGGCGCACTTGCACGAATTGCTCGACGACTCCGGCCTCAACGCTGACGACATCGACGCCTTCTGCATTCACCAGGGCAGTGCGGCGATTGTCGATGCGGTGGCGCGGCGTTTCGAAGGCGAGCCGGAGAAGTTCATCAAGGACATGGTCGAGACCGGCAATACCGTGTCGTCGAGCATCCCGCTGCTGCTGGAAAAACACGTGCTCAATTCCGACTGGCAGCGCATTGCCCTGAGCGGGTTCGGCGTTGGTCTGTCGTGGGGCTCGGCGATCATCTATCGCCCTTGAGCCCGGTCAAAAACGGCGGATACAAAAATAGCGTTCAAGGTTACCCTTGAACGCTATTTTTTTGCCCGAACGAAACGCGAGGCGTCATGAGCGAGTTTTTCCAACCCAATGCCCAGGTCATCCAGCAACGCTGGCCGGCGTTGTTCGAGCGGTTGCTGGCGGAAGACGGCTCAGTCGTTCAAGCCGAACTGGTGCAGGGCATGGGCTCGACGCTCAGCGTTAATGGCATTCAACTGACCAGCCGCCACGACCGGGTCCACGAAGCCCGCATCCAGGCGGCCAGCCTGGTGGAAAAACCGCAGCTGCACGTGTATGGCACTGGCCTCGGTGATCTGCCAGCGGTGCTGCTGGAGCGCGCTGGCCTTGAGCAGTTGTACGTGCATATCCTCAATGGCGCGTTGTTCGCGCTGGTGCTGCAACTGCTTGATCAACGGCAATGGCTGGAAGATCCGCGTGTGCAGCTGTTCTATGCCGGTGATCTGTCAGACATCTGCACACCGTTTTTCGCCCTGCCGGCGGAGATGCTGCTGGCTGATGACTTCAACGCGAAGATCCGCGATCGGCTGGTCAGCGAAGTGCACCTGAGCTTCAACAATCGTGAGTTCGATCCACACTTGCCGTTCATTCAACAGCGCTTGCAGGACTGCCTGCCGGTGTTGCTGGGCGATGACGATGTGGCGCAGTTGTTCGGCAGCGCCAATGGCCGGGAGATCTATGTGATCGGCACCGGGCCGACCCTGGAAGGGCATTTCCAGCGTCTGGCGGCGGTGCACGCGCAGGCTGAACGTCCATTGTTGGTGTGCGTCGATACCGCTTACCGGCCGCTGCGTGAACACGGCATCGTCCCGGATCTGGTGGTCACCATCGATCAGCGCATCAGCTTCCGGCATTTGCCGTTCGAGGACTCCGCTGGCATCCCGCTGGTGTATCTGCCCATGAGCGATCCTGTGGTGCTGACCGCCTGGAAGGGCAAGCGCTACGGCGGTTACTCGGCCAGTCCGGTGTACTCCGCGTTGTGTGAGCAATACCCGCGCGGGCA harbors:
- the pseI gene encoding pseudaminic acid synthase, producing MSSFKIGERLIGADAPPFIIAEMSGNHNQSLEVALQIVEAAAKAGAHALKLQTYTAQTMTLDLAEGEFFIKDPNSLWAGTSLYDLYEKAHTPWEWHAPIFARAKELGMLAFSTPFDDTAVDFLESLDVPAYKIASFENTDLPLIRRVAATGKPLIISTGMASIAELDETVRAAREAGCKDLVLLKCTSTYPATPLNSNVRTIPHLRELFGCEVGLSDHSMGVGVSVAAVALGATVVEKHFTLDRSAGGVDASFSLEPAELASLVVETERAWQAMGQVHYGVTEAERKSLVYRRSLYVTADMAAGEPFSGDNLRAIRPGLGLPPKHTDAVLGRRARQAIKRGTPLDWSLVE
- the pseG gene encoding UDP-2,4-diacetamido-2,4,6-trideoxy-beta-L-altropyranose hydrolase, which encodes MRVLIRADASPTIGSGHIARCLTLARVLRKQGSHVAFACRRLPGHRLDALAAEGFETFTLPDVYPDEDPQQAIESMLPWQADIEALDALLAGHAAFDWIIADHYGLDHQWQTAARRWAPRIAAVDDLATRHYSVDLLLNQNLSGLSEDYAPLLPEGCRTLLGPRYAMLREEFVCSAIEIKPRARRVLVNFGGFDAAMQTHHAMLALKDFTELEVDFVAGADNPAWAQMQALAATRPHWRLHSFVSDFQQRMTEADLFIGAGGGTSWERAALGLPTICIAVSNNQQANGEVMAAAGAHVFMGAREQVSVEQLRDAIGFVVDNVYLRQSLAERSRQLVDGRGALRVAAALAGAVLTLRPATLDDAQLLFDGRNAEAVRRWSLDTGAIEWPQHLNWLNASLRNPQRLLLIAEADDGAVGVLRYDLRGFEAEVSLYLLGGRFGLGWGRALLARGEAFVRAHWPQLSAISAQVLPDNRPSLNVFRDAGFTQSACAFTQVLKDHRDE
- a CDS encoding ketoacyl-ACP synthase III; translation: MIGIKSIASYVPVAGVDNYAQGAKFEKDEEFILGKIGSAFLPRKDAEQETSDLCVEAANALFASNPELKRESIDALIVVTQNGDEEGLPHTAAIVQDKLGLPTNVAAFDISLGCSGYVYGIYAIKGFMEAAGLKNGLLITADPYSKIVDPEDRNTTMLFGDAATATWMGEDPAWALGKAKFGTDGSGAPHLKVTDGVFFMNGRQVFNFALLKVPAHLHELLDDSGLNADDIDAFCIHQGSAAIVDAVARRFEGEPEKFIKDMVETGNTVSSSIPLLLEKHVLNSDWQRIALSGFGVGLSWGSAIIYRP
- a CDS encoding 6-hydroxymethylpterin diphosphokinase MptE-like protein, which encodes MSEFFQPNAQVIQQRWPALFERLLAEDGSVVQAELVQGMGSTLSVNGIQLTSRHDRVHEARIQAASLVEKPQLHVYGTGLGDLPAVLLERAGLEQLYVHILNGALFALVLQLLDQRQWLEDPRVQLFYAGDLSDICTPFFALPAEMLLADDFNAKIRDRLVSEVHLSFNNREFDPHLPFIQQRLQDCLPVLLGDDDVAQLFGSANGREIYVIGTGPTLEGHFQRLAAVHAQAERPLLVCVDTAYRPLREHGIVPDLVVTIDQRISFRHLPFEDSAGIPLVYLPMSDPVVLTAWKGKRYGGYSASPVYSALCEQYPRGQLHVGGSVIHPAVDLAVKMGASRITLFGADFAFPMNKTHAGWNDGDLGPGVDQARHWVQDGHGQRVSTQLNFRGYLCVLERYIAAHPQVQFFNSSRAGALIAGTQFNQEFVQ